The Salvia miltiorrhiza cultivar Shanhuang (shh) chromosome 2, IMPLAD_Smil_shh, whole genome shotgun sequence DNA window atttatatatatatatatatatatattttcttttttcttctgtAAAATCTTCAATATCACATTAACCTTTTATAAAactttatcaaatgaaaacatatactccattcgtcccgtAAAAGTGTACCACATATGTAATGACgcaaattttatgaaaatgttgGTAGATAATGTGATGAGTGAAAATAAgtggttgaattgattgtgGGGTTATATAAAAATGTGTGGTTGTgattaaaaagagaaagtggAGTCATGTCCCAAAATGGAGGTGATATACTCTTGAACAacctaaattaaatagaaaatgtgaaaaaagtaTTTCTGTTATCATATCtaaaaaataacatatatatttacgAAAGTTATTGAGATTAATATCATTTCACTCATTGTaccattaatttaatttggttaaattaattaaaaaataattttatataaaatttattttatatattatgataataaaaattattctataaaaaaaattataaataacgGTACAAAATTATTTTCGTCGAATTTCGATGGATTTTACGCTAGTTATATATGAAAAAACGTTAAAAGATGAGAAGGCCGCGACATAATTAGTGGACAAAACCCCTATAATTTAACTAAAGGGCTGgtcttgggtgcgaccgtcgcatagtgtgcgacgggtccgccccggCCCGCGCCCGACCCGGCCCGCAATCCAGACCCGCaatcctaaatcctaaattattacatttgtttataataattattacttttaataagcatgaaatatacatttgttcgcacaaatgtatacttatataaatataggtattttccttcatttaatatacagtattatattttctaaaccctaaattctataaactaaaccctaaaccctgtaaactaaaccctaagcgtgaacactaaaccctaataggtgaaAATTAAACcctaagcataagatatacatttggtcgcacaaatgtatacttatattaatataaatatttaccttcattcaatataaaacagtatacatatcaatatacatttatatgaacaaatgtatatattatgtttattaaaagtaacaattgttatacacaaatgtaataattaggagtatgggtcaaacccacgcgggtcagggttccgggtcaggagggcgggtttgggccgggtcaaCCCGTCGCACtcctgtgcgaccgtcgcacaggagAATTAGAAATTGCAAATCAAAGGTCCGGGTCGTAGCTGACTTGTGTCCCCGGAAGCCACTGGTCTCCTTGAATCAAGGAGCGCACGGTAAACCTGCCGGCCTCCGCAGGACTGAGGTTAGTTCTCACACCTTTCCACTTCACCCGATTCGCCGTGCTGGCGCCGGCGCCTCTGTTGTCGTATTCCGCGAAGAAAATCGTGTCTGGCGGCGGCGGAGCGCCCCGTGACGTATCCCAGGGCCTCCAGCCTCTGGGATCCACCACTTTGTTGATAATGTTGTGCATGAAGACGGAGGTAGCGTAGGGCGTCCAGGGGCGGCCCAGAAAGGTGGGGACGCCGGTGAGGTCGCCCGACGCTTGGATGGTGGAGGAGTGCACGACGATGGCCGTATCGCACTTGGGGTCCTTCTTGTAGTGCGCCGTGATGACGTTATCCTGGCCGTGGAGGGGCTTCCTGGGGAAGATGAAGCTCTTCTGTATGACGGCGGCGGCCCCCCCGAAGATGAAGTCGACGGTGCCGTAGATGTGGCACTCGCGGTAGAACTGGCGGTTGGATTGGGCGTAGACGGTGTCTTGGTAGCCGTCCATGCGGCACCGATAGAATACCGATCGGTCGGCGGTCGAGAGCAGCGCCACGGCTTGTTGGTTGATGGGCCCCGCCGTGTTCGAGAACCTCATGTCGCGCCCTATGAATCCCTCTCCTTGGACAGCTACTCACAaacattatttattaatttgtgttAGACTTGCACGATATTCCAATATGAATACAatttgtaattaaaataaaatatcagaATCGAATTGAATTGTCCGAGATGCTCGAACTGAATTACCTAAATGTTTGAATCAGAGTTCAAATGAGGCCGCAATTTTGAAAAATCGAAATCGGATTGTTTTCCTACTtactatttataattttattttatctaaaagATGTAATTTTTCATTTCGTTTTTCAACAGCCTGAAATGATAAATATTCAATGTGTTAGGAGTAGAATTAGAATTAAATTACttacataaaattaatactagtttaaataaaaaaattatatatcatgAGAATCGTGATTGAATTCTTGCATTGAACATATAAAATAATCGGACcaaattttgttcaattttgaaaatatcaaaTCGAAGCGATCGAATAGAAACAAATCCAAACCCAATCTAGTTCATTATTTCGTTTCGATTATTGATTTTTGGATATTTTGCTCACCATCCCCTAATCAGAATCAGGAAGTTTGGCTTATCTATTGATCCATAAATATGGATCGAGTTTGTACTAGTTTTATGGtgcaattttatttaaaaaaatcacgTTCAAAACAAGCATGCAAAAAGAATGAGAAACAAGTTACCAAAGGTGGCGCTTTCCCAAGTGGACTGTCCGCCACCATTGCTCAAATTGCTGTAGACGATGGTCTTATCCATCCCATCCCCAATCATCATCACATTCCACTTATCAGCTCCAACCTTGACATTTTCATGATACATTCCGCTCTTCACATAAATCACAAACCTCTTCTTACTCCATCTCGGCGCTGCCTGGATGGCGTCCCAGATTCTGCTGTACTTCCCCGATCCATCTTTCGCCACCACCGCATCGGCGCTGCTCTTCGCACCCCGCAGGAGCAGTTCCCTGTCGCTGTCGGAAAGCCAGCGTGGATATCCGTCGGCGGAATCTTGCCCTAAGAGATTATCAGTTTCACTGTTTATTACTGCCATGACTTTGTTCACCTCTGCGTTACGATAAATGGCCTCCTTGAGCTTCTGGAAGACGAGATCTCTGAGCCCGCCGTTGAATTCGTCCACGCAGGTGTGGAGAGTGACGCCGGTAGCGCATAGCCGGGATTTGACGCTGCCCCGGCCCTCGACTGTGTCCACGGGAGTCGAGAGCGACTTGTTGAGGTTGTCCATTGCGAGGGAGAGAAGCTCCCTGCAACTTCTCAATGCGGACAAGGCCAATGCATTATTATTGTTACTACTGTTGTTGATGAGCTTCTCTATTACTCCGTTTTCGGCGAAATCTGAGGCTACTTTTGAAATTTGTTGCATTGTTAATATGGTCGAGTTGTTGAGGGTTTCTTGAGGGTGAATAACAGTTGAATTATTTGAAGCGATTTCATCATCTGCATGAGCTATGCTGATCATAGCTATGCAGATTATGAGACCTATGCGGCTGTATAGCGACGCCATGGACATGGATACaagaatatatttttgtttcttCAAAAGGAGACAAACATCTTCTGCTTAAATACATGCTTCTTGGCTAGTGAATTTTCGAGGGATTAATTGCATCTGTTTTCGCATTGCTTATTACGTCAACTTACCTGATTTTGCTGATAATTAGATGAATAATTCTGTGCAGATTGAAGGAGATGTAGAATAAAGCAGGATCTCGTGTGACGTCGAATTAGTTACGAATTCAGATTACCAGCTCATAGATTTCTTTAACAGGATATATGAGATTAATGAATGAATCGTGATTTGCTTCATTATTCATACAATGTGATTTGTtagattattaatttaatttacacCACTTTCTTTAGATTAGATTATTATAGTTATCGGTGTAATAACATTTTTCCCATCTAAAATGTAGGGAAAATGTGGATAAACTTTTTTCCATGCCCCAGAGGCCAGAGAACTCTTCAACCTTTTTGTTTTGCTTAGattcttagattgtaaagtgacAATTAGCATAATAGCTTACATTCATTATCAACATAGaattaatacataaattaattcaatttcatcaaatatagaaaaatatatatatatgatttttgcTTTCTGGGGaggaaattttgaaatatacgAAAGTTTATGTTTACACACAAATTTTATAGATTCACAAATCACAATACTAGAGGGCGGATTACAACTAAACTAATGATAGAAAAAAATGGTCGTTAAAAATAGACGGTGTTAACGACCGTTTTGCGAATGCAACTCGGGCGTTgaacttgtttttatttttcttcaagttttgaattaacgaccgaaaaatcggttatttaattttgtttttaaactCATTTTTACAATCTAATCTATGGccgttattttttttaatacacgATTGTATAatatcggtcgttaaatttattttatttttaattattatttattagtgaccatatatatatttgttaggGTTGAAATCCAATGAGAatactttaaataaataaaaattgtatatatatatatatatatatagggtgtggtttaTATAtaaaccacaccctatatatatatatatacaatttttatttatttaaattattcatttaCTTTTGTTGTCATCCTCTTCAAAGAAATCTTCAATTCCACATAGATTCTTCAtttatcaaatgaaaatttattgAAGGTTATATTCTCCAAGTCTCAACCacaaattaattctctttcaaCTGACAGGGTGATTGAGAGTAGTATTGTTTAATGTAATTTgaccaaataaataattttgattaaataaattattttttcagtttatacactacaagaaaaaggAGCTTTAGTGacaaaaaaattagttatgAGATTTTTACCCTCactaattgtgtaatttaacATATTATTAGTGAGAGTAATAATAGTTCTCTAATTAAAGGTCAGAATTACTTCTAAGGAACAATTCCACCGTCATTAAAACTGGAAActaatatttctttttatttttgggggAGAAAAATCATATTTCTAATTAATAGATatgaattgattaattaataacaaaaattcTCTCAAAACTCACTCATGCGTCACTCACTCactcactcactctctctctctctctagctagTGAATTCTCCAATTTTCGATAATTCTTCATCCCCAATTCAATTCTCCACATACTCAAGCAATTGAATTTCAATCCAACAAGGAGATTAGCTCCATTTTCAATTTCACCTATTTCATACAAGGATTTGGCTTGAGGTTCAATTTCATTTGAGCATAAGGCGACCTAATGGTAAaaataggaccgtaactttcaggatttttagaaaaatgaCTATAAGTtacggattttgaaaataaggactataatttttttttaacatttacacTCCTGTTTCGGGCCCAAAATTAATTGTTCGGGCTTTTGATGCCACCTAGAGCCCGTTGCTGACGTGGACTGCCATGTCaacttttttgcaaaaaaaaatttgtttcttttttgtattctcgttttaacaattaacaattatatttgttttatcttaattaatttaatatcctaAAAGAAAGCTACATACGTTCATTATAATGTTAAAAGacatgtattatttttttttacatttaattagaagaataaattataaaaaaatatgccaTCAATTTTTGACTCAATAAGAATATAAAGTACATCAAATTCACTATTAGGCTTCGCATGAAAGTAAAATGGATTATAGTGTGCTATTCAAATAAGGCTTACAGTAGCATGacacaaaaaatggccaaaagtGTCATTCAAATAAGGCTTCGCAGAATCATGACAGCAAAATGGCTTATAGTGCCATTCCAAAAAATGCCAAAATATTTCAggttttcttcacaaaaaaaatGTCTTTAAATATCTTTAGATATCTtcacaaaaaagaaacaaatttttttttttttgcaaaaaagttGACATGGCAGTCCATGTCAGTATGGGGCTCTACGTGGCATCAAAAGTCcgaataattaattttgggcccgaaacaggagtgtaaatgttaaaaaaaaattatagtccttattttcaaaatccgtaACTTATAATCTTTTTTCTAAAAATCCTGaaagttacggtcctatttTTACCATTAGGTCGCATAAGGCCACTCAGGTACTCCTTTCTAGACGAGATCTGCTTATCCGTCCATCTGTGTCTGCCGTTTTACTCATCCCGTTTCGTTTCATCGGAAATCTTAGGGTTTCGGCTCACATCCGATAACtactttcatttcatttcatatgtGGGTGATACACATCTTAGATTCTTAATTGAAGAGCTTATATG harbors:
- the LOC131009692 gene encoding probable pectinesterase/pectinesterase inhibitor 46, with translation MASLYSRIGLIICIAMISIAHADDEIASNNSTVIHPQETLNNSTILTMQQISKVASDFAENGVIEKLINNSSNNNNALALSALRSCRELLSLAMDNLNKSLSTPVDTVEGRGSVKSRLCATGVTLHTCVDEFNGGLRDLVFQKLKEAIYRNAEVNKVMAVINSETDNLLGQDSADGYPRWLSDSDRELLLRGAKSSADAVVAKDGSGKYSRIWDAIQAAPRWSKKRFVIYVKSGMYHENVKVGADKWNVMMIGDGMDKTIVYSNLSNGGGQSTWESATFAVQGEGFIGRDMRFSNTAGPINQQAVALLSTADRSVFYRCRMDGYQDTVYAQSNRQFYRECHIYGTVDFIFGGAAAVIQKSFIFPRKPLHGQDNVITAHYKKDPKCDTAIVVHSSTIQASGDLTGVPTFLGRPWTPYATSVFMHNIINKVVDPRGWRPWDTSRGAPPPPDTIFFAEYDNRGAGASTANRVKWKGVRTNLSPAEAGRFTVRSLIQGDQWLPGTQVSYDPDL